The Aedes aegypti strain LVP_AGWG chromosome 3, AaegL5.0 Primary Assembly, whole genome shotgun sequence genome contains a region encoding:
- the LOC110678751 gene encoding uncharacterized protein LOC110678751 isoform X1, translating into MTNLSVVAADCTFKVTVEGYPLLVVAVIDNMRHAHPVAFGIIANQEHTDYQFAFQSILQASSKLGFRVVVTAFLSDGELALKNAARAVFDEPKLLNCYFHFTQNLDKHLKKYHEVPVELHNEIKRNIGILQVAPTEQHFIAGAKLFLVKYKRFPNFMNFMKKYVQDPNFCLWYEAAMPAVPATNNALEALNKSIKYNFLNRYKEPLASFKVLILNIIYEYGDPQRNIVLERSVTTLENQRKTFDWIKEKKKMRSVQAPLEQKQYVFLPGKNKTEVAINDMTLFDNPIYSTFERFAEDFGSVYRVDVSNVNWRSWSCTCYSFLKNNNCCHVLAVAVRRGLYALSAEADTTAVGQKKSAGRPKLSSKALIID; encoded by the coding sequence ATGACGAATTTGAGCGTTGTAGCAGCCGATTGCACATTCAAGGTCACCGTCGAAGGATATCCTTTGCTTGTTGTGGCTGTGATTGACAACATGCGCCATGCACATCCGGTCGCGTTCGGCATCATAGCCAATCAAGAACACACTGACTACCAGTTTGCGTTTCAGAGTATTCTGCAAGCAAGCTCGAAATTGGGGTTCAGAGTAGTTGTTACCGCATTTTTAAGCGACGGAGAGCTCGCGCTAAAGAACGCTGCTCGTGCCGTTTTCGATGAGCCAAAACTCTTAAACTGTTATTTCCACTTTACGCAGAACCTAGACAAACACTTGAAAAAGTACCACGAAGTTCCGGTAGAACTCCACAATGAAATAAAACGTAACATCGGTATACTTCAGGTAGCTCCGACGGAACAGCACTTCATTGCTGGGGCAAAgctatttttggtaaaatataaGCGTTTTCCGAACTTCATGAACTTCATGAAGAAGTATGTTCAAGATCCTAACTTTTGCCTATGGTACGAGGCAGCCATGCCAGCAGTGCCAGCTACAAATAACGCTTTGGAAGCGCTGAATAAGTCCATTAAGTACAACTTTCTGAACCGGTACAAAGAGCCACTTGCATCCTTCAAAGTGCTCATTTTAAATATCATTTATGAGTACGGAGACCCACAACGTAACATTGTCCTGGAACGGAGTGTAACTACATTAGAAAACCAGCGGAAAACATTCGACTGGatcaaagagaaaaaaaaaatgcgatcgGTCCAAGCACCGCTGGAACAGAAGCAGTATGTTTTCTTGCCCGGGAAAAACAAAACTGAGGTAGCGATCAACGATATGACCCTATTTGACAACCCGATCTACAGTACGTTCGAAAGGTTTGCGGAGGATTTTGGAAGTGTTTATCGCGTCGACGTCAGCAACGTAAATTGGCGATCCTGGAGCTGCACTTGCTATTCATTCTTAAAAAACAACAACTGTTGCCACGTGCTAGCGGTCGCTGTGCGACGAGGACTATACGCACTAAGCGCAGAGGCGGACACTACCGCTGTCGGACAGAAGAAATCGGCAGGACGGCCGAAATTATCGTCGAAGGCGCTGATTATCGATTAA
- the LOC5576160 gene encoding perlucin-like protein, giving the protein MFGAISNFLKIVLIVLFYQLCCTHAQSKYQIAPYDSNWFEASEYCHRMDMRLAIVDSEEKHNAVVKEAKAAKLHSSGFFGVWLGATDLARSGNFIWHNTGARLRYARWGEGEPSGGREHCVVLYYWPKQRFNWTWNDAPCSTELYAICENYEKAACIQEF; this is encoded by the exons ATGTTTGGAGcaatttcaaatttcctgaaaatcgtTTTGATTGTGTTATTTTATCAGTTGTGTTGCACTCATGCTCAATCCAAGTATCAAATCGCTCCATATGAT AGCAATTGGTTCGAGGCATCCGAATACTGCCACCGGATGGACATGCGGTTGGCCATAGTTGATTCGGAAGAAAAGCACAACGCCGTAGTAAAGGAGGCCAAGGCCGCGAAACTTCACTCTTCTGGATTTTTCGGTGTTTGGCTCGGAGCTACCGATTTGGCAAGGTCGGGTAATTTCATCTGGCACAATACCGGAGCAAGGCTTCGTTACGCACGCTGGGGTGAAGGCGAACCTAGCGGAGGCAGAGAACACTGTGTGGTGCTGTACTACTGGCCCAAGCAGAGATTCAACTGGACGTGGAATGATGCACCTTGCAGTACGGAGCTATACGCTATCTGCGAAAACTACGAAAAGGCGGCTTGCATCCAAGAGTTTTAA